Proteins encoded together in one Streptomyces umbrinus window:
- a CDS encoding MarR family winged helix-turn-helix transcriptional regulator, producing the protein MRQDLFSRSALGIFRLNGQFMGVAEELARPAGLTAAWWQVLGAVLREPLPVSGIARVMGITRQSVQRIADLLVERGLAEYVPNPAHRRAKLLRPTDEGLASVRRINPGHAAFADRLAQTLGEVELAETVRVLERLIGAMETVTEASPGPGPDSGPESGGRTVTETASAVTEP; encoded by the coding sequence GTGCGGCAGGACCTGTTCAGCCGGAGCGCGCTCGGCATCTTCCGGCTGAACGGCCAGTTCATGGGTGTGGCCGAGGAACTGGCCCGCCCCGCCGGGCTCACCGCCGCCTGGTGGCAGGTGCTCGGGGCCGTACTGAGGGAGCCGCTGCCCGTCTCCGGGATCGCCCGCGTCATGGGCATCACCCGGCAGAGCGTGCAGCGGATCGCCGACCTGCTGGTCGAGCGCGGGCTCGCGGAGTACGTGCCCAACCCCGCCCACCGCCGAGCCAAGCTGCTCCGCCCGACGGACGAGGGCCTCGCGTCCGTCAGGCGGATCAACCCCGGACACGCGGCCTTCGCGGACCGCCTCGCACAGACCCTCGGCGAGGTCGAACTGGCCGAGACCGTACGGGTGCTGGAGCGACTGATCGGCGCGATGGAGACGGTCACGGAGGCGAGCCCGGGCCCGGGCCCGGATTCGGGCCCGGAGTCGGGTGGGCGAACCGTGACAGAAACGGCATCCGCTGTTACGGAACCGTAG
- a CDS encoding DJ-1/PfpI family protein: protein MNGNPKPVHLAVYDTLADWETGHTTAYLARGGYEIRTVGASPAPVRSVGGLRIQPDVTLADLRPEGSSLLILPGADLWDTSDDLVPFARKAREFLDADVPVAAICGGTAGLAREGLLDDRAHTSAVSFYLAATGYKGGERYVDTDAVTDGRLITAGPTEPVAFAREVFGLLGVYEGEVLDAWYRLFHDSDAEAYAVLEAAGQ from the coding sequence ATGAACGGCAACCCCAAGCCCGTACACCTCGCCGTCTACGACACGCTCGCCGACTGGGAGACCGGCCACACGACCGCGTACCTCGCGAGGGGCGGCTACGAGATCCGGACGGTCGGAGCGTCTCCCGCCCCCGTGCGGTCCGTCGGCGGGCTGCGGATCCAGCCCGACGTCACGCTCGCCGACCTGCGGCCCGAGGGCAGCTCGCTGCTGATCCTGCCGGGAGCCGACCTGTGGGACACGAGCGACGACCTCGTCCCCTTCGCCCGCAAGGCGCGCGAGTTCCTGGACGCCGACGTGCCCGTCGCCGCGATCTGCGGGGGCACGGCGGGCCTCGCCCGCGAGGGACTGCTCGACGACCGGGCCCACACCAGTGCCGTCTCCTTCTATCTGGCGGCCACGGGATACAAGGGCGGCGAGCGGTACGTCGACACCGACGCCGTCACGGACGGCAGGCTGATCACCGCCGGTCCCACCGAGCCCGTCGCGTTCGCGCGGGAGGTGTTCGGGCTGCTCGGGGTGTACGAGGGAGAGGTGCTCGACGCCTGGTACCGGCTGTTCCACGACTCGGACGCGGAGGCGTACGCGGTGCTTGAGGCGGCCGGCCAGTGA